The following coding sequences are from one Mycobacterium bourgelatii window:
- a CDS encoding acetyl-CoA acetyltransferase — protein sequence MDGLTGVWILGGYQSDFARNLTKENRDFAALTAEVVEETLTAARINAAQIGVVHVANAFGEMFAKQGHLGAMPATVCDQLWDTPASRHEAACASGSVAVLAAMADLRSGAYDSALVVGVELEKTVPGDLGAQHLGAAAWTGHEGAEARYLWPSMFSQVADEYDRRYGLDAAHLRAIAQLNFANARRNPNAQTRTWSIPDPISDDDASNPVTEGRLRRYDCSQMTDGGAGVVLVNDAYLRDNPDARPIGRIDGWGHRTVGLGLRQKLDRAADDPYVLPHVRAAVLDALRRAQATLDDVHGFEVHDCFTPSEYLAIDHIGLTGPGESWKAIENGEIEIGGRLPINPSGGLIGGGHPVGASGVRMLLDAAKQVSGSAGDYQVPGAKKFGTLNFGGSTATTVSFVVSTPEGA from the coding sequence ATGGACGGCTTAACCGGCGTGTGGATTCTGGGTGGTTACCAGAGTGACTTCGCACGCAATCTCACCAAGGAAAACCGCGACTTCGCGGCGTTGACGGCAGAGGTCGTCGAGGAAACTCTGACCGCGGCTCGGATCAACGCCGCGCAAATCGGCGTCGTGCACGTCGCCAACGCGTTCGGCGAGATGTTCGCCAAGCAGGGCCACCTCGGCGCCATGCCAGCCACCGTCTGCGACCAGCTGTGGGACACCCCGGCCTCTCGGCACGAAGCCGCGTGCGCATCGGGCAGCGTGGCCGTGCTGGCGGCCATGGCCGACCTGCGCTCGGGCGCCTACGACAGCGCGCTCGTCGTCGGCGTCGAACTGGAAAAGACCGTTCCCGGCGACCTCGGGGCGCAGCATTTGGGTGCGGCGGCCTGGACCGGACACGAGGGCGCAGAGGCCCGCTATCTGTGGCCGTCGATGTTCTCGCAGGTCGCCGACGAATATGACCGCCGCTACGGGCTGGACGCCGCCCACCTGCGCGCCATTGCACAGCTCAATTTCGCCAACGCGCGGCGCAACCCCAACGCCCAGACTCGGACCTGGTCCATTCCCGACCCGATCAGCGACGACGACGCGTCGAACCCGGTCACCGAAGGCCGGTTGCGCCGCTACGACTGCAGCCAGATGACCGACGGCGGCGCCGGTGTTGTCCTGGTCAACGACGCCTACCTGCGGGACAACCCCGACGCCCGGCCCATCGGCCGCATCGACGGTTGGGGGCACCGCACTGTGGGGCTCGGACTGCGGCAGAAACTCGATCGCGCGGCGGACGACCCGTATGTCCTGCCGCACGTGCGGGCCGCGGTCCTCGACGCCCTGCGTCGGGCGCAGGCGACCCTGGACGACGTTCACGGATTCGAGGTGCACGACTGCTTCACCCCCAGCGAGTACCTGGCCATCGACCACATCGGACTCACCGGACCCGGCGAATCCTGGAAGGCGATCGAGAACGGTGAGATCGAGATCGGCGGACGGCTACCTATAAACCCGAGTGGTGGGCTGATCGGCGGCGGCCACCCGGTCGGCGCGTCGGGCGTGCGCATGCTGCTGGACGCGGCCAAGCAGGTCAGCGGCTCGGCCGGCGACTACCAGGTCCCCGGCGCGAAGAAGTTCGGCACACTCAACTTCGGCGGCAGCACAGCCACCACGGTCAGCTTCGTAGTCAGCACCCCCGAAGGCGCGTGA
- a CDS encoding fatty acid desaturase family protein: MTSPDPTAHLSDEDIENLGREIDAIRQQVIASRGERDAAYIRNVITGQRRLELASRAILLFSLFPPAWLVGTAGLSISKIVENMEIGHNVMHGQWDWMRDPKIHSTTWEWDNASPSEMWKHSHNEVHHNYTNVRGKDNDLGYGIMRVDENQRWKPFYLAQPLWNFINACLFQYGIAAYDLEIGKYLQGRSDKDEFRRQGKKVLAKVRKQALRDYVVHPLLSGPSAVTTLTANLTANLVRNVWTHSVIMCGHFPEGVETFEKSSIEGETRGQWYLRQMLGSANIRGNAFLHFMTGNLSFQIEHHLFPDLPSNRYQEIAPKVQDIFERYGLTYTTGSLPRQVASAWKTVFKLSLPNDFGRKASEAIAGAIQPAAIKDALVRSARPSREKQAA, encoded by the coding sequence ATGACCAGTCCTGACCCGACCGCCCACCTGTCCGACGAGGACATCGAAAACCTGGGTCGCGAAATCGACGCCATCCGGCAGCAAGTGATCGCCAGCCGTGGCGAGCGCGACGCGGCGTACATCCGCAACGTGATCACCGGCCAGCGCCGGCTCGAACTGGCCAGCCGCGCAATATTGCTCTTTTCGTTGTTCCCGCCCGCCTGGCTGGTGGGGACCGCCGGCCTGTCGATCTCCAAGATCGTGGAGAACATGGAGATCGGGCACAACGTCATGCACGGTCAATGGGACTGGATGCGCGACCCCAAGATTCACTCGACCACCTGGGAGTGGGACAACGCCTCGCCCTCGGAGATGTGGAAACACTCGCACAACGAGGTGCACCACAACTACACGAATGTGCGTGGCAAGGACAATGACCTGGGCTACGGCATCATGCGGGTCGATGAGAATCAGCGCTGGAAGCCGTTCTACCTTGCCCAGCCGTTGTGGAACTTCATCAACGCCTGCTTGTTCCAGTACGGCATCGCCGCCTACGACCTGGAAATCGGCAAATACCTGCAGGGGCGCTCGGACAAGGACGAATTCCGGCGCCAGGGCAAGAAGGTACTCGCCAAGGTGCGTAAGCAGGCGCTGCGCGACTATGTGGTGCATCCGCTGTTGTCAGGGCCTTCGGCGGTGACGACGTTGACCGCCAACCTCACCGCCAACCTGGTGCGCAACGTCTGGACGCACTCGGTCATCATGTGCGGGCACTTCCCCGAGGGTGTGGAGACGTTCGAGAAGAGCTCCATCGAAGGGGAGACCCGCGGTCAGTGGTATCTGCGTCAGATGCTGGGTTCGGCCAACATCCGCGGAAATGCGTTCCTGCACTTCATGACTGGCAACCTGTCGTTCCAGATCGAGCACCACCTGTTCCCGGACCTGCCCAGCAACCGCTACCAGGAGATCGCGCCGAAGGTGCAGGACATCTTCGAGCGGTACGGCCTGACCTACACCACCGGTTCGCTGCCGCGCCAAGTTGCTTCGGCGTGGAAGACGGTCTTCAAGCTGTCGCTGCCAAACGACTTTGGGCGCAAGGCATCTGAGGCCATCGCGGGGGCGATCCAACCTGCGGCGATCAAGGATGCCCTTGTCCGGTCGGCCCGGCCGTCGCGTGAAAAGCAGGCAGCCTGA
- a CDS encoding ferredoxin reductase, translating to MTTVTPPPATRPTLVGALRDRMVRFAERVTVSLATPLVPADYLDVIDPLRDGNNLRGRLVAIYPETRDAATLMIKPGRGWRPHVPGQYIRLGVDVDGVRQWRAYSLTSKVARRDGCIAITVKAIPDGVVSNYLVRRATVGSLVHLDQAAGDFTLGDQPPRKILFLTAGSGITPVMGMLRNLSGAGDQTPDIAVVHSAPTIEDFIFHGELRMMARQGRIRLVEKHTDIDGMLDVARIDDLVDDFAERETWACGPTGLLDAVEQRWAADGIVDRLHTERFRPTVITPGDGGNVTFTKTGTVVDADGVQTLLDAGERAGVLMPSGCRMGICFGCVTPLRQGAVRDLRNGDITTATPGDGVKIQTCVSAAAGACELEL from the coding sequence ATGACGACTGTGACGCCGCCACCGGCGACGCGCCCCACCCTGGTTGGGGCGCTGCGAGACCGAATGGTCAGGTTTGCTGAGCGGGTCACCGTTTCGTTGGCGACGCCGCTTGTCCCCGCCGACTATCTCGACGTCATTGATCCGCTGCGCGACGGCAACAACCTGCGCGGGCGCCTCGTCGCGATTTATCCCGAAACTCGGGACGCCGCGACGTTGATGATCAAGCCCGGTCGCGGTTGGCGCCCGCACGTGCCCGGCCAGTACATCCGCCTCGGCGTCGATGTCGACGGCGTACGGCAGTGGCGGGCCTACTCCCTGACCTCCAAGGTCGCTCGGCGCGATGGCTGCATCGCAATCACCGTGAAAGCCATCCCGGACGGTGTGGTGAGCAATTACCTGGTTCGGCGTGCGACCGTGGGAAGCCTGGTGCACCTCGACCAGGCCGCGGGGGACTTCACCCTCGGCGACCAACCCCCGCGCAAGATCCTGTTCCTCACTGCCGGCAGCGGCATCACCCCGGTGATGGGGATGCTGCGTAATCTGAGCGGTGCCGGTGACCAGACGCCAGACATCGCGGTCGTGCATTCCGCGCCCACGATCGAAGACTTCATTTTCCACGGCGAACTGCGCATGATGGCCCGTCAAGGTCGAATCCGGTTGGTGGAGAAGCACACTGACATCGACGGCATGCTCGACGTGGCGCGCATCGACGATCTCGTCGACGACTTCGCCGAACGAGAGACGTGGGCTTGTGGCCCGACCGGTTTGCTCGACGCCGTCGAGCAACGGTGGGCAGCGGACGGCATCGTGGACCGCTTGCACACCGAGCGGTTCCGGCCAACCGTCATCACCCCCGGCGACGGCGGCAACGTGACCTTCACCAAGACGGGCACCGTCGTCGACGCCGACGGCGTTCAGACACTGCTCGACGCGGGCGAGCGCGCCGGCGTGCTGATGCCCTCCGGCTGCCGGATGGGCATCTGCTTCGGGTGCGTCACCCCGCTAAGGCAAGGCGCCGTGCGCGATCTGCGTAACGGCGACATCACCACCGCAACGCCCGGCGACGGCGTCAAGATCCAGACCTGCGTGTCCGCCGCCGCCGGCGCTTGCGAACTCGAACTGTAA
- a CDS encoding anti-sigma factor family protein, whose amino-acid sequence MDCDELVELVTEYLEGTLDPAVRSRFEAHLGECDGCEHYVEQFRTTINTLGRVSADELDDDFRKRLLATFSDWKAESSGDAAP is encoded by the coding sequence ATGGACTGCGACGAACTCGTCGAACTGGTCACGGAATATCTCGAAGGCACGCTGGATCCGGCAGTGCGAAGCCGCTTCGAGGCGCATCTGGGTGAATGCGACGGCTGCGAGCACTATGTCGAACAATTCCGCACCACCATCAACACCCTGGGACGCGTCTCCGCCGACGAACTCGACGACGACTTCCGCAAGCGCCTGCTCGCGACGTTCAGCGATTGGAAGGCAGAGTCATCGGGCGACGCCGCGCCGTAG
- a CDS encoding PucR family transcriptional regulator: MPDPSLRVAGFQLDDAVVEALEEILPAMAERTVTAITLEVPSYADAFSGRMGQNIENAVQTSLGAFLRLVTRAHGSDPGPPLSPALDGAYELGRGEARQGRSIDALLSAYRVGARVAWRQMSTTVVEAGLPAPTVAKFAELVFAYIDELSAASASGHTDELATTGRVRQRYLDRLTLDLLAGEPAATLLASADKASWQPPETLTAVLVPSAQTRGLAARFGQSTLQLSEDLPGVDAADPLTVLLIPDMTGASRRAALLSALSGRAALVGPARPWMDVQSSYRRALRARDLLGPSVISQTTPVDTDDHLVELVLGADREAADDLRARALAPLAKLAPNTADRLAETLRSWVLHQGRREAVAADLFIHAQTVRYRMTQLRELYGDRLNDPQTILELTVALGSR; this comes from the coding sequence TTGCCTGACCCGTCCCTCCGCGTGGCTGGATTTCAGCTCGACGATGCCGTGGTCGAGGCCCTAGAGGAGATCTTGCCCGCCATGGCCGAGCGAACAGTGACCGCGATAACGCTCGAGGTGCCGAGCTACGCGGACGCGTTCAGCGGGCGGATGGGTCAGAACATCGAGAACGCCGTGCAAACCTCGTTGGGCGCGTTCTTGCGGCTGGTTACCCGGGCACACGGCTCCGACCCTGGACCGCCGCTGTCTCCCGCGCTCGACGGCGCCTACGAGCTAGGCCGAGGGGAAGCCCGCCAAGGCCGGTCGATCGATGCGTTGCTCTCGGCCTACCGAGTGGGGGCGCGCGTGGCCTGGAGACAGATGTCAACGACCGTCGTCGAAGCCGGGCTGCCGGCCCCGACGGTCGCTAAGTTCGCCGAATTGGTGTTCGCCTATATCGACGAACTTTCCGCCGCCAGCGCGTCGGGGCACACCGATGAACTGGCTACCACCGGGCGGGTCCGCCAGCGCTACCTTGATCGGCTCACCCTGGATCTGCTGGCCGGCGAGCCTGCCGCGACTTTGCTCGCCAGCGCCGACAAGGCAAGTTGGCAGCCGCCCGAAACCCTCACGGCGGTGCTGGTCCCGTCGGCTCAGACACGGGGCCTGGCCGCACGCTTCGGCCAATCGACGCTGCAACTGTCCGAGGACCTGCCCGGGGTCGACGCGGCCGATCCGCTCACGGTGTTACTCATCCCCGACATGACGGGTGCGTCGCGGCGTGCCGCTCTGCTGTCGGCACTCTCCGGCCGCGCCGCGCTGGTCGGGCCTGCCCGGCCTTGGATGGACGTCCAGTCGTCCTACCGTCGCGCGCTGCGGGCACGAGACCTGTTGGGGCCCAGCGTGATCAGCCAGACAACGCCCGTCGACACCGACGATCATCTCGTCGAGCTCGTGCTCGGCGCGGATCGTGAGGCCGCCGACGACCTACGCGCCCGCGCGCTCGCGCCCCTTGCCAAGTTGGCGCCGAACACGGCCGACAGGCTCGCCGAAACCCTTCGATCCTGGGTGTTGCATCAAGGCCGTCGGGAGGCGGTCGCCGCCGACCTCTTTATCCACGCGCAGACCGTGCGCTATCGCATGACTCAGTTGCGCGAGCTCTACGGCGACCGACTCAACGATCCACAAACGATTCTCGAGCTGACCGTCGCTCTCGGGTCGCGCTGA
- a CDS encoding RNA polymerase sigma factor: MLTVGTPTWTSRSKPSRWSSDCEGDAGAFAELVDLHGPSMLRLARSYVPSRELAEEVVQETWIAVLRSISRFEGRSSLRTWIFGILINIAKKHGVSERRQADIALRAMSGGTVDPSRFRDHNDPYPGHWKEPPAPFPDTPEGSVLGAELTAIANKALHKLPETQRVVVSLRDVLGFSSEEVCATLSITAANQRVLLHRGRAAVRQELEDYLGAQP, encoded by the coding sequence TTGCTCACCGTCGGGACGCCAACATGGACCAGCCGGTCGAAACCGAGTCGTTGGTCGTCCGACTGCGAGGGTGATGCCGGCGCGTTCGCCGAACTTGTTGACCTGCACGGGCCTTCGATGTTGCGGCTGGCCCGCAGCTATGTCCCCAGCCGTGAACTGGCCGAGGAAGTTGTCCAGGAAACGTGGATCGCGGTGCTGCGGAGCATTTCTCGTTTCGAGGGCCGCTCGTCGTTGCGCACCTGGATCTTCGGCATCTTGATCAACATCGCCAAGAAGCACGGTGTCAGCGAGCGCCGCCAAGCGGACATCGCATTACGCGCGATGAGCGGTGGCACCGTCGACCCGAGTCGGTTCCGCGACCACAATGATCCCTACCCGGGACACTGGAAGGAGCCACCCGCCCCATTCCCCGATACTCCCGAGGGCTCGGTCCTCGGCGCCGAACTGACCGCGATCGCCAACAAGGCACTGCACAAACTTCCCGAGACCCAGCGGGTGGTGGTGAGTCTGCGGGACGTACTTGGGTTCAGCTCCGAAGAGGTGTGCGCGACGCTGAGTATCACGGCGGCAAATCAGCGGGTACTGCTACATCGTGGCCGAGCCGCGGTGCGTCAGGAACTCGAGGACTACCTAGGGGCACAACCATGA
- a CDS encoding PPE family protein has protein sequence MDFGLLPPEVNSGRIYAGPGSGSMLAAANAWDGLAAVLNSSAASYGSVISGLAIESWLGPASAAMAAAATPYAVWLGAAATVAEQTANQARSAAAAFDAALAQIVPPPLIAANREQLVALVATNRLGQNTPAIEAIQAEYAEMWAHDAAVMFTYAAASAAASTLAPFAQPAQAADPASSAAGAVGAGARQKAATGAQATLGEPAPLTWSLPAGTQGLPAPAGALDALFSALGLPTPNETLDLAGIYIALLGSASLALAIVNTARPWMIPPGVHGHTDPGTLVPTQTLSATQDDPLSAPSASGSAAAAAVGHAALVGGLTVPHSWTVAAPEIRLAVESLPGVSAGAGDGTVSPDLGGAPVGLLGGMALASLAARGGVGGAGPVKTTVTAGQDEDQPHRKPTVVVIHKPPPGQVPTNHSH, from the coding sequence ATGGACTTCGGTCTCTTACCGCCCGAGGTTAACTCTGGCCGCATCTACGCGGGTCCAGGATCGGGGTCGATGCTGGCCGCCGCCAACGCCTGGGATGGACTGGCCGCGGTGCTGAATTCCTCTGCGGCCTCGTATGGGTCGGTGATTTCGGGGCTGGCGATCGAATCTTGGCTCGGTCCGGCATCGGCAGCGATGGCAGCTGCGGCCACCCCCTACGCGGTGTGGCTCGGTGCCGCCGCGACCGTGGCCGAGCAAACGGCCAATCAAGCACGGTCGGCCGCAGCGGCATTTGACGCCGCGTTGGCGCAGATCGTGCCGCCGCCGCTGATCGCAGCCAACCGCGAACAACTGGTGGCACTGGTTGCGACGAACCGGCTGGGACAGAACACCCCGGCAATCGAAGCCATCCAAGCCGAGTACGCCGAGATGTGGGCCCACGACGCGGCAGTCATGTTCACCTACGCCGCGGCCTCGGCGGCGGCATCGACCCTGGCACCCTTCGCCCAACCGGCGCAGGCGGCCGATCCAGCAAGCTCAGCGGCCGGCGCGGTCGGTGCCGGTGCACGCCAGAAAGCGGCGACCGGAGCGCAGGCGACACTCGGTGAGCCAGCTCCTCTCACCTGGTCCCTGCCCGCGGGCACGCAGGGGCTTCCGGCGCCGGCGGGGGCATTGGACGCGTTGTTCTCCGCCCTGGGCCTACCCACGCCGAATGAAACGTTGGACCTCGCCGGTATCTATATCGCGCTCCTCGGGTCCGCGAGCCTTGCATTGGCCATCGTGAACACGGCTAGGCCTTGGATGATTCCGCCGGGTGTGCACGGGCACACCGACCCCGGCACTCTGGTACCGACTCAGACCCTCAGTGCTACGCAGGACGACCCGCTGTCCGCGCCATCCGCGAGCGGGAGCGCCGCAGCCGCGGCCGTGGGGCACGCTGCCTTAGTCGGAGGCCTGACTGTGCCGCACAGTTGGACCGTGGCGGCCCCCGAGATCAGGCTCGCGGTCGAATCACTGCCCGGCGTGAGCGCGGGCGCCGGCGACGGCACGGTCTCGCCGGACCTGGGCGGAGCCCCCGTCGGCCTGCTCGGTGGGATGGCCCTGGCGTCCCTGGCCGCGCGCGGCGGCGTCGGCGGCGCGGGCCCAGTCAAGACAACCGTGACTGCGGGACAAGACGAGGACCAACCCCACCGCAAGCCCACGGTAGTCGTGATCCACAAACCGCCGCCCGGTCAGGTACCCACAAACCATTCGCATTGA
- the glgX gene encoding glycogen debranching protein GlgX, with amino-acid sequence MADDRPQTAGTEVWRGKAYPLGATYDGSGTNFALFSEVAERVELCLFDAEGSETRVPLPEVDGFVWHGFLPDVEPGQRYGYRVHGPYDPAAGHRCNPNKLLLDPYAKAIDGFFEWDQSLFSYNFGDPDSRNDDDSAARMPKCVVINPYFDWGVDRPPQHEYADSVIYETHVKGLTYQHPDIPERLRGTYAGIAEPVIIDHLHNLGITAIELMPVHHFANDSTLVDKGLSNYWGYNTIGFFAPDTKYSASATPGGQVQEFKTMVRALHEAGIEVILDVVYNHTAEGNHMGPTICMRGIDNSAYYRLVDDDKRYYMDYTGTGNSLNVGHPHSLQLIMDSLRYWVTEMHVDGFRFDLASTLAREFYDVDRLSAFFELVQQDPIVSQVKLIAEPWDVGPGGYQVGNFPPQWTEWNGKYRDTVRDFWRGEDASLGEFASRLTGSADLYESTARRPVASINFVTAHDGFTLRDLVSYNEKHNEANGEDNNDGESHNRSWNCGAEGPTDDPAVNELRARQQRNFIATLLLSQGVPMLCHGDELGRTQGGNNNGFCQDNEITWIDWEKVDADLLEFAQAVSGLRAEHPIFRRRRFFSGRPVRHRGAEGLPDISWFRPDGSEMNDEDWDAGFGKSIAVYLNGLGISDRDQRGQRITDDSFVLLFNAHHEAIEFTLPPEQFGQEWTPVIDSSTPGGVPSNADTVSCGTSIKVEGRSLIVLIAGSASDD; translated from the coding sequence ATGGCTGACGATCGCCCACAGACCGCAGGCACGGAGGTTTGGCGTGGAAAGGCCTACCCCCTAGGCGCGACGTACGACGGTTCGGGCACCAACTTCGCGCTGTTCAGTGAGGTCGCCGAGCGAGTCGAACTGTGCCTGTTCGACGCCGAAGGCAGCGAAACCCGCGTTCCCCTTCCCGAAGTGGACGGCTTCGTGTGGCACGGCTTCCTGCCCGACGTGGAGCCCGGGCAGCGCTACGGCTACCGCGTCCATGGCCCCTACGACCCCGCCGCCGGGCACCGCTGCAACCCGAACAAGCTGCTGCTGGATCCCTACGCGAAAGCCATCGACGGCTTTTTCGAGTGGGACCAGTCGTTGTTCAGCTACAACTTCGGCGATCCGGACAGCCGCAACGACGACGACTCGGCGGCGCGCATGCCCAAGTGCGTCGTGATCAACCCGTACTTCGACTGGGGAGTCGACCGGCCTCCGCAACACGAATACGCCGACAGCGTGATCTATGAAACGCACGTCAAAGGTCTCACGTATCAGCATCCCGACATTCCGGAGCGACTGCGCGGCACCTATGCCGGCATCGCGGAACCGGTGATCATCGACCATCTGCACAACCTCGGCATCACGGCCATCGAACTCATGCCGGTACACCACTTCGCCAACGATTCGACGCTGGTCGACAAGGGCCTGTCGAACTACTGGGGTTACAACACCATCGGGTTCTTCGCTCCCGACACCAAGTACTCGGCGTCGGCCACTCCGGGCGGGCAGGTGCAAGAGTTCAAGACCATGGTCCGCGCGCTGCACGAGGCGGGCATCGAAGTGATCCTCGACGTCGTCTACAACCACACCGCCGAGGGCAACCACATGGGCCCGACCATCTGCATGCGCGGAATCGACAACAGCGCCTATTACCGACTGGTCGACGACGACAAGCGTTACTACATGGACTACACCGGCACCGGCAACAGCCTCAACGTCGGACACCCGCATTCGTTGCAGCTGATCATGGACTCGTTGCGGTACTGGGTCACCGAGATGCATGTCGACGGATTCCGGTTCGACCTTGCCTCGACATTGGCACGAGAGTTCTACGACGTTGACCGACTGTCCGCGTTCTTCGAATTGGTGCAGCAGGACCCCATCGTCAGCCAGGTGAAACTGATCGCCGAACCCTGGGATGTGGGCCCTGGCGGTTACCAAGTCGGTAACTTCCCGCCGCAGTGGACCGAATGGAACGGCAAATACCGTGACACCGTGCGCGATTTCTGGCGCGGCGAGGATGCGAGCTTGGGTGAGTTCGCTTCTCGGCTAACCGGTTCGGCCGATCTGTATGAAAGCACCGCCCGCCGACCGGTGGCCTCGATCAATTTCGTCACCGCCCATGACGGGTTCACCCTGCGTGATCTGGTGTCCTACAACGAAAAACACAACGAAGCCAACGGTGAGGACAACAACGACGGCGAGAGCCACAACAGGTCGTGGAACTGCGGCGCCGAAGGCCCCACCGACGACCCCGCCGTCAACGAGCTTCGCGCTCGTCAGCAACGCAATTTCATTGCGACATTGCTGTTGTCCCAGGGCGTGCCCATGCTGTGCCACGGTGATGAACTCGGACGTACCCAGGGCGGCAACAACAACGGCTTCTGCCAGGACAACGAAATCACCTGGATTGACTGGGAAAAGGTCGACGCCGACCTGCTCGAGTTCGCCCAGGCGGTGTCTGGTTTGCGGGCCGAGCATCCCATTTTCCGCCGGCGCCGGTTCTTCAGTGGCCGGCCGGTGCGGCACCGGGGCGCCGAGGGCTTGCCGGACATCTCCTGGTTCCGGCCCGACGGCTCGGAGATGAACGACGAGGACTGGGATGCCGGGTTTGGCAAGTCGATTGCGGTGTACCTCAATGGGTTGGGCATCTCCGATCGCGACCAGCGCGGCCAGCGCATCACCGACGACTCTTTCGTCCTGTTGTTCAACGCCCACCACGAAGCCATCGAATTCACCCTTCCACCAGAGCAATTCGGCCAGGAGTGGACACCGGTGATCGACAGCTCTACCCCTGGGGGCGTGCCGTCGAACGCGGACACGGTGAGCTGCGGGACCTCGATCAAGGTCGAGGGTCGCTCGCTGATCGTCCTCATCGCCGGCTCGGCGTCCGACGACTGA
- a CDS encoding STAS domain-containing protein has protein sequence MIAPLSPHAPPRSLTTHAGSCTVYCNGATMRAYCRSEITVVQITGEVDATNIDRFFEYAHRFASDAPGLILNLSEVDFLCARGLFVLRAVGSLCRAERRPWAIVTSPAVTRLLNVGDPKATLPTASSEREALSAMDADRRTDLAAS, from the coding sequence ATGATCGCTCCGCTTTCTCCGCACGCACCTCCTCGTAGTCTCACGACGCACGCCGGCAGTTGCACCGTCTACTGCAACGGCGCGACGATGCGCGCGTACTGCAGGAGCGAGATCACCGTCGTACAAATCACCGGCGAGGTCGACGCCACCAACATCGACCGGTTCTTCGAGTACGCCCACCGGTTCGCCAGTGATGCCCCTGGCTTGATACTCAATCTCAGCGAAGTCGACTTCCTCTGCGCCAGAGGACTTTTCGTACTTCGCGCGGTCGGCAGCTTGTGCCGCGCCGAACGGAGGCCCTGGGCAATAGTCACCAGCCCGGCTGTCACGAGACTGTTGAACGTCGGCGACCCCAAGGCGACGCTGCCCACGGCGAGTTCGGAACGCGAAGCCCTCTCCGCGATGGACGCGGATCGGCGGACCGATCTCGCGGCATCGTAG